One Chitinophagaceae bacterium C216 genomic window carries:
- the ccpA_3 gene encoding Catabolite control protein A, protein MKQLSIKDIAKLAGVVPSTVSFVINGKEKEMRISDELAAKIRKIIAETGYVPNRSAASLRTGKTHVIGLIVEDISNVFFSLLAKAVEDIAYKDGYRVVYCSTENEDKKGVELIRVLHKQVDGFIVTPSIGMRDEILKLKKIKKPVVLLDRYFPDANIPYVLVDNKKAIAQGVDLLISREYKNIAFVVTALDQVQMQERLEAFRQCIKKHTGCMPKYVLKLPFSTMENAYEKGIKSFLEQHPEIDAIFFATNYLTIDGLRALQALKWKIPDRVGVLSFDDHAIFKLYMPSITAINQPIVDIARKGIELLIAQMNNQADRNNSKVLLEAELICRDSLRKPSKKTKLS, encoded by the coding sequence GTGAAGCAACTATCGATTAAAGATATCGCCAAGCTGGCAGGAGTTGTGCCTTCAACAGTATCATTCGTGATCAATGGAAAAGAGAAGGAAATGCGCATTAGCGATGAGCTTGCCGCCAAAATTAGAAAAATTATTGCCGAAACAGGCTATGTTCCCAACCGTTCCGCGGCCAGTTTGCGTACCGGTAAAACGCATGTGATTGGCCTCATTGTAGAAGACATATCCAATGTGTTCTTCTCGCTTCTGGCTAAAGCAGTAGAGGATATTGCTTATAAAGATGGCTACAGAGTTGTATATTGTAGTACGGAGAATGAGGATAAAAAAGGCGTAGAATTAATTAGGGTGTTGCATAAGCAAGTAGATGGGTTTATTGTGACACCGTCTATTGGAATGCGGGATGAAATACTCAAGCTAAAAAAAATCAAAAAACCCGTTGTATTGCTTGACCGTTATTTCCCTGATGCGAATATCCCTTATGTGCTGGTGGATAATAAAAAAGCTATTGCACAGGGAGTAGACTTACTGATTTCACGTGAGTATAAAAATATTGCTTTTGTTGTAACAGCGCTTGATCAAGTACAAATGCAGGAACGTTTAGAGGCATTTCGACAATGTATAAAAAAGCATACGGGTTGTATGCCAAAGTATGTATTAAAGCTTCCTTTTTCCACAATGGAAAACGCTTATGAGAAAGGTATAAAAAGTTTTTTGGAACAACATCCTGAGATTGATGCTATCTTTTTTGCAACAAACTATCTTACTATCGATGGATTGAGAGCCTTGCAGGCGCTGAAATGGAAAATCCCTGATAGGGTAGGTGTGTTGTCTTTTGATGATCATGCGATTTTTAAATTGTATATGCCTTCTATTACCGCCATTAATCAGCCTATTGTAGACATCGCTCGTAAAGGTATTGAGTTGCTGATTGCGCAAATGAATAATCAGGCAGATCGTAATAACAGTAAGGTTTTATTGGAAGCAGAACTAATTTGCAGAGATTCTTTAAGAAAGCCTTCTAAGAAAACAAAATTGTCGTAA
- a CDS encoding TonB-dependent receptor P39 yields the protein MHFLIKQKLALALLVSLFVPLFLIAQVSDSESIVVSGTVRDKLNAVMSGVTIQNLRTGVTSLTDANGYYEIAASKGDTLTASHVGYITHRWVFSERIVENITLEAVAGSLEDVVVVGYGQQKKISLVGAQSTVKAEELKHPVANLSTMLSGRIAGLVGVQRSGLPGSNSADIWIRGIQTFGGNASGALVIIDGIQGRDLNSVDPEDISSFTILKDAAATAVYGSLGANGVILINTKRGKSGKVNLMFNYNEGITMFTKVQKMADAKTYMELKNEAMIAAGYAPQFSQAYIDSTLSGTANPYVYPNVDWLDLLFKDVAPNRRFNFSASGGTENTRFYTSLAYYSEDALLRTDPAVTYDANTRFQRYNFTSNIDMNWTKTTKFYLGISGYITDYNQPGAGATQAFSQAMNASPVFYPPMYPGNLVAGIAYGSTPSPNPWAAVTQTGYTNRFTSKLNSNASITQDLSFWVKGLSVNAMYSFDLYNESSHSRRRSRTLYYLNQAQPYKPDGSLNLEQMLTGSDNLDFSTSNYANRQFTLQAQAIYDRHFNDHHIYSMLVYNQLSQIYPFTSSWTDFIPHRQQNYAGKATYSFRQKYFAEFNVGYNGSEDYAPSRRFGFFPSVGVGWVLSKEKFFEPLSNIFQFFKIRYSNGIAGAPGTGLRFGYLTLITTNARGITYGKPGSSTSVSGINISQYGADVSWATSHTQDLGLEFNILNNKLSFVLDYFRSHRTGVFLTRADFPGYAGLQYNPIGNYGIVDASGFDGTVELQPIQLGLKSTISFRGTFSYNRDRLVENRQAPYADPYQERRGQNILAQFGYVAEGIFQSQEEIDNSPDQSYLGNPRVGDLKYKDLNGDGVINAYDQTKISRGDVPDLVYGFGFNFTLGRFYLSAFFQGISGAYRTLSGIARAPFSGDGNDGNVYAIVTDRWTEDNPKANPFYPRLAFGSVASANNNVPSTWWVRDIDFIRLKTVDFGYNLPNGTLKSIGLKNARIYFSGVNLLYWSKFKLWDPEMNTGDGNTYPNTRNLSLGIQANF from the coding sequence ATGCACTTTTTAATCAAACAGAAGCTGGCGCTCGCTTTGCTAGTGTCATTATTTGTACCTCTGTTCCTTATTGCTCAGGTATCTGATTCAGAATCGATCGTTGTTTCAGGTACTGTAAGGGATAAGTTAAATGCGGTTATGTCAGGTGTTACCATTCAAAACCTGCGAACCGGTGTCACCAGCCTTACCGATGCTAACGGGTATTATGAAATAGCTGCATCAAAAGGCGATACACTTACTGCCTCGCATGTGGGTTATATTACGCATCGCTGGGTTTTTTCGGAGAGAATTGTAGAAAACATTACGCTCGAAGCTGTGGCGGGAAGTTTGGAAGATGTAGTAGTGGTGGGTTATGGCCAGCAGAAGAAAATTAGTCTGGTAGGTGCTCAGTCTACAGTAAAGGCAGAAGAGCTGAAACATCCTGTAGCAAATCTCAGTACCATGCTGTCTGGTCGTATCGCTGGGTTGGTAGGCGTACAACGTTCGGGTTTGCCGGGTAGTAACTCTGCCGATATCTGGATTAGGGGTATTCAGACATTTGGTGGAAATGCTAGTGGTGCACTGGTGATCATCGATGGTATTCAGGGTCGTGATTTGAACAGTGTGGATCCGGAAGACATCTCGTCCTTTACCATCCTCAAGGATGCGGCGGCTACTGCCGTATATGGATCTTTAGGTGCGAATGGTGTAATTCTTATCAACACTAAGAGAGGTAAATCTGGTAAGGTAAACCTTATGTTTAACTATAACGAAGGTATTACCATGTTTACCAAAGTGCAAAAGATGGCCGATGCTAAGACCTATATGGAGCTTAAGAATGAGGCTATGATTGCGGCAGGATATGCACCTCAATTTTCTCAGGCTTATATCGATAGCACCTTATCCGGAACAGCCAATCCATACGTTTATCCCAATGTGGATTGGTTAGATCTTCTGTTTAAGGATGTAGCTCCTAATCGTCGATTTAACTTTAGCGCATCGGGTGGTACGGAAAACACACGCTTTTATACTTCGCTTGCTTACTATTCAGAAGATGCGTTGTTGAGAACCGATCCTGCAGTAACCTACGATGCCAATACGCGTTTTCAACGATACAATTTTACTTCCAATATCGATATGAATTGGACGAAGACTACTAAGTTCTATCTGGGCATTAGTGGTTATATAACCGATTATAATCAACCAGGAGCCGGAGCTACACAAGCATTTAGTCAGGCAATGAATGCAAGCCCCGTGTTCTATCCGCCTATGTACCCCGGAAACTTAGTAGCGGGTATTGCTTATGGTAGTACTCCTTCTCCTAACCCTTGGGCTGCAGTAACGCAAACCGGATATACCAATAGGTTTACCTCTAAGCTGAACTCTAATGCCAGCATTACACAGGATTTGAGTTTTTGGGTAAAAGGTTTGTCGGTGAATGCCATGTACTCATTCGACTTATATAATGAGTCTTCCCATAGCAGAAGACGATCTAGAACGCTTTATTATCTGAATCAGGCTCAGCCTTATAAGCCGGACGGCAGCCTGAATCTGGAACAAATGCTTACGGGTTCTGATAACTTAGACTTTAGTACGTCTAACTATGCTAACCGCCAGTTTACCTTACAGGCACAGGCGATTTACGATAGACATTTTAATGATCACCATATTTATTCCATGCTGGTGTATAATCAGTTGAGTCAGATTTATCCATTTACCAGCTCTTGGACTGACTTTATTCCTCACCGTCAGCAAAACTATGCCGGGAAAGCTACCTATTCTTTCCGTCAGAAGTATTTTGCCGAATTCAACGTGGGGTATAACGGTTCGGAAGACTATGCACCTTCACGCAGATTTGGTTTCTTCCCTTCTGTGGGTGTGGGTTGGGTATTATCTAAAGAGAAATTCTTCGAACCTTTATCTAATATTTTCCAGTTCTTCAAAATCCGTTATTCGAATGGTATTGCCGGAGCCCCCGGAACCGGATTGCGTTTCGGTTATTTAACGCTGATTACCACAAATGCACGTGGTATTACTTATGGTAAACCTGGTAGCAGTACAAGTGTTTCAGGTATTAATATTTCTCAATATGGAGCAGATGTAAGCTGGGCTACTTCACATACTCAGGATTTAGGTTTGGAATTTAATATTCTGAACAACAAGCTTTCGTTTGTTCTTGATTATTTCAGATCTCATCGTACTGGTGTATTCCTTACCCGCGCTGATTTTCCGGGATATGCAGGCTTGCAATACAATCCTATTGGAAACTATGGTATTGTAGATGCATCAGGTTTCGATGGTACTGTTGAATTGCAACCCATTCAGTTGGGTCTTAAATCGACAATATCCTTTAGAGGAACTTTCTCTTACAATAGAGACCGACTGGTGGAAAACAGACAGGCGCCTTATGCGGACCCTTATCAAGAAAGAAGAGGGCAGAACATTCTGGCACAGTTTGGTTATGTAGCTGAAGGAATTTTCCAAAGTCAGGAAGAAATTGATAATAGCCCCGATCAGTCCTATTTGGGTAATCCCAGAGTGGGGGACTTAAAGTATAAAGATTTGAACGGCGATGGTGTGATCAATGCTTATGACCAGACCAAGATTAGCCGTGGCGATGTTCCCGATCTGGTATATGGTTTTGGATTTAATTTCACCTTAGGACGTTTTTATCTGAGTGCCTTTTTCCAAGGAATTAGTGGTGCCTACCGAACCTTAAGCGGTATTGCACGTGCACCTTTCTCTGGTGATGGAAACGATGGTAACGTATATGCTATCGTAACCGACAGATGGACAGAAGATAATCCAAAGGCTAATCCATTCTATCCTCGTCTGGCTTTTGGTAGCGTGGCTTCTGCCAATAACAATGTGCCTAGTACCTGGTGGGTGCGGGATATTGATTTCATAAGATTAAAAACTGTGGATTTTGGATATAATTTACCTAATGGAACTTTAAAGAGCATCGGTTTGAAAAATGCACGCATCTACTTTTCCGGTGTAAATCTGCTTTACTGGAGCAAGTTTAAGCTGTGGGATCCGGAAATGAATACCGGTGACGGTAATACTTATCCCAACACAAGAAACTTATCATTAGGTATACAGGCTAATTTCTAA